A window of the Hordeum vulgare subsp. vulgare chromosome 5H, MorexV3_pseudomolecules_assembly, whole genome shotgun sequence genome harbors these coding sequences:
- the LOC123452627 gene encoding BTB/POZ and MATH domain-containing protein 4-like isoform X2, whose product MDDDDAGVGGGGGGGGDASPQHEGGGGAVVVERGAATAPARDAAAASPTSSRSVTETVNGSHRFVIQGYSLAKGMGVGKHIASETFAVGGYQWAIYFYPDGKNPEDNSAYVSVFIALASEGTDVRALFELTLQDQSGRGKHKVHSHFDRALDAGPYTLKYRGSMWGYKRFFRRTALETSDFLKDDCLKINCTVGVVTSSMEYSRPHSLEVPDSDIGYHFGTLLDSQEGADVIFSVAGEKFHAHKLVLAARSSFFRSEFLDPESDEENSEVDTSNEIKEIVIDDMEPKVFQAVLHFMYRDNLVGDDELSPSSSDCPIFDTLAGKLLAAADKYELPRLRVLCESYLCKQISVKSVATTLALADRHHATELKSVCLKFAAENLSDALMYLQL is encoded by the exons ATGGACGACGACGACGCGGGcgtcgggggcgggggcgggggcgggggcgacgCGTCCCCGCAGCACGAGGGCGggggcggggcggtggtggtggagcgcgGGGCGGCGACGGCCCCCGCGCGGGACGCCGCGGCGGCGTCGCCGACGAGCTCGCGGTCGGTGACGGAGACGGTGAACGGGTCGCACCGGTTCGTGATACAGGGCTACTCGCTCGCCAAGGGCATGGGCGTGGGCAAGCACATCGCCAGCGAGACCTTCGCCGTCGGCGGCTACCAGTGGGCGATCTACTTCTACCCGGACGGCAAGAACCCCGAGGACAACTCCGCCTACGTCTCCGTCTTCATCGCGCTCGCCTCCGAGGGCACCGACGTCCGCGCCCTCTTCGAGCTCACCCTCCAGGACCAGAGCGGCAGGGGCAAGCACAAGGTGCACTCCCACTTCGACCGCGCCCTCGACGCCGGCCCATACACCCTCAAGTACCGCGGATCCATGTG GGGTTATAAAAGGTTTTTTCGACGTACGGCTCTTGAGACATCGGACTTTCTTAAAGACGATTGCTTGAAGATAAATTGCACTGTGGGCGTTGTAACATCAAGCATGGAGTACTCTAGGCCACATTCTCTAGAGGTTCCGGATTCTGACATAGGCTACCATTTTGGGACGCTTTTGGACTCTCAAGAGGGTGCAGATGTTATTTTTAGTGTAGCAGGAGAGAAGTTTCATGCTCATAAGTTAGTGTTGGCCGCGCGATCCTCTTTTTTTAGATCTGAATTTCTTGAtcctgaatcagatgaagaaaaCAGTGAAGTCGACACAAGTAACGAAATCAAAGAGATTGTCATCGACGACATGGAGCCAAAAGTCTTTCAG GCTGTGCTTCATTTCATGTACAGGGACAATCTTGTTGGTGACGATGAATTGTCTCCATCAAGCTCAGATTGTCCCATCTTTGATACTTTAGCTGGGAAGTTGTTGGCTGCAGCAGACAAATACGAGTTGCCAAGGCTAAGAGTGTTATGTGAATCTTACTTGTGCAAACAGATTTCTGTAAAATCTGTGGCAACTACTCTAGCGCTGGCTGACCGGCATCATGCTACGGAGCTCAAGTCTGTTTGCCTAAAATTTGCTGCTGAGAACCTTTCAG ATGCCCTTATGTATCTGCAGCTGTAA
- the LOC123452627 gene encoding BTB/POZ and MATH domain-containing protein 5-like isoform X1 has product MDDDDAGVGGGGGGGGDASPQHEGGGGAVVVERGAATAPARDAAAASPTSSRSVTETVNGSHRFVIQGYSLAKGMGVGKHIASETFAVGGYQWAIYFYPDGKNPEDNSAYVSVFIALASEGTDVRALFELTLQDQSGRGKHKVHSHFDRALDAGPYTLKYRGSMWGYKRFFRRTALETSDFLKDDCLKINCTVGVVTSSMEYSRPHSLEVPDSDIGYHFGTLLDSQEGADVIFSVAGEKFHAHKLVLAARSSFFRSEFLDPESDEENSEVDTSNEIKEIVIDDMEPKVFQAVLHFMYRDNLVGDDELSPSSSDCPIFDTLAGKLLAAADKYELPRLRVLCESYLCKQISVKSVATTLALADRHHATELKSVCLKFAAENLSAVIRTDGFDYLKDNCPALQSEILRTVAGCEEECSSGGKSQSVWGQISDGGDTSGRRVRPRV; this is encoded by the exons ATGGACGACGACGACGCGGGcgtcgggggcgggggcgggggcgggggcgacgCGTCCCCGCAGCACGAGGGCGggggcggggcggtggtggtggagcgcgGGGCGGCGACGGCCCCCGCGCGGGACGCCGCGGCGGCGTCGCCGACGAGCTCGCGGTCGGTGACGGAGACGGTGAACGGGTCGCACCGGTTCGTGATACAGGGCTACTCGCTCGCCAAGGGCATGGGCGTGGGCAAGCACATCGCCAGCGAGACCTTCGCCGTCGGCGGCTACCAGTGGGCGATCTACTTCTACCCGGACGGCAAGAACCCCGAGGACAACTCCGCCTACGTCTCCGTCTTCATCGCGCTCGCCTCCGAGGGCACCGACGTCCGCGCCCTCTTCGAGCTCACCCTCCAGGACCAGAGCGGCAGGGGCAAGCACAAGGTGCACTCCCACTTCGACCGCGCCCTCGACGCCGGCCCATACACCCTCAAGTACCGCGGATCCATGTG GGGTTATAAAAGGTTTTTTCGACGTACGGCTCTTGAGACATCGGACTTTCTTAAAGACGATTGCTTGAAGATAAATTGCACTGTGGGCGTTGTAACATCAAGCATGGAGTACTCTAGGCCACATTCTCTAGAGGTTCCGGATTCTGACATAGGCTACCATTTTGGGACGCTTTTGGACTCTCAAGAGGGTGCAGATGTTATTTTTAGTGTAGCAGGAGAGAAGTTTCATGCTCATAAGTTAGTGTTGGCCGCGCGATCCTCTTTTTTTAGATCTGAATTTCTTGAtcctgaatcagatgaagaaaaCAGTGAAGTCGACACAAGTAACGAAATCAAAGAGATTGTCATCGACGACATGGAGCCAAAAGTCTTTCAG GCTGTGCTTCATTTCATGTACAGGGACAATCTTGTTGGTGACGATGAATTGTCTCCATCAAGCTCAGATTGTCCCATCTTTGATACTTTAGCTGGGAAGTTGTTGGCTGCAGCAGACAAATACGAGTTGCCAAGGCTAAGAGTGTTATGTGAATCTTACTTGTGCAAACAGATTTCTGTAAAATCTGTGGCAACTACTCTAGCGCTGGCTGACCGGCATCATGCTACGGAGCTCAAGTCTGTTTGCCTAAAATTTGCTGCTGAGAACCTTTCAG CTGTAATCCGGACCGATGGATTTGATTACCTCAAAGACAACTGCCCAGCGCTGCAGTCGGAGATACTCCGGACGGTAGCCGGGTGCGAGGAGGAATGCAGCAGCGGCGGGAAGAGCCAGAGCGTGTGGGGGCAGATCTCGGACGGCGGTGACACCAGCGGGCGCAGGGTGAGGCCCAGGGTCTAA
- the LOC123452629 gene encoding replication factor C subunit 5 has protein sequence MLWVDKHRPKTLDKVIVHEQVAQNLKKFVAEQDCPHLLFYGPPGSGKKTLIMALIKQMFGAGVDKVKMENKTWKIDTGTRTFDLELAMLSSSHHVEMNPSDAGFQDRYVVQEVIKEMAKSRPIDAKGKRAFKVLVLNEVDKLSREAQHSLRRTMEKYSASCRLILCCNSSSKVTEAVRSRCLNVRVNAPTEDQIVQVLEFIGKKENLQLPFGFAARIAAQSNRNLRRAILFFETCKVQQYPFSANQVAPPLDWEQYVSEIATEILSEQSPKRLYSVRQKFYELLVNCIPPESILKKLLTELMKKLDSDLKHEVCHWAAHYEHKMRLGSKAIFHLEAFVAKFMSIYKEFLCAAFG, from the exons ATGCTGTGGGTGGACAAGCACCGGCCGAAAACCCTAGACAAGGTCATCGTCCATGAGCAGGTCGCGCAGAACCTCAAGAAATTC GTGGCGGAGCAGGACTGCCCGCACCTCCTCTTCTATGGCCCGCCGGGGTCCGGCAAGAAAACCCTAATCATGGCGCTCATCAAGCAGATGTTCGGCGCCGGTGTGGATAAG GTGAAGATGGAGAATAAGACGTGGAAGATCGAT ACTGGGACGAGGACATTTGATCTTGAGCTGGCGATGTTGTCGAGTTCCCACCATGTGGAAATGAACCCCAGCGATGCTGGCTTTCAGGACAGGTATGTTGTTCAGGAGGTCATCAAAGAGATGGCCAAGAGTAGGCCGATTGATGCCAAGGGCAAGAGAGCATTTAAAG TACTTGTCCTAAATGAAGTTGACAAGCTGTCACGAGAAGCACAACATTCTCTCCGTAGGACAATGGAGAAATACAGTGCATCCTGCAGACTCATATTATGCTGTAATAGCTCCTCAAAGGTGACAGAAGCTGTAAGGTCCCGTTGCTTGAATGTGCGAGTGAATGCACCTACAGAAGATCAG ATTGTACAAGTATTGGAATTCATTGGGAAGAAAGAGAATCTGCAACTTCCATTTGGATTTGCTGCTCGGATAGCAGCTCAATCAAACCGCAACTTGAGGCGAGCAATATTATTCTTTGAGACATGCAAAGTCCAGCA ATATCCATTTTCAGCAAATCAAGTGGCGCCTCCTCTTGACTGGGAGCAGTATGTGTCTGAAATAGCAACTGAAATCTTGAGTGAACAAAGCCCTAAAAG GCTATATTCTGTACGCCAGAAATTCTACGAGTTACTTGTGAATTGTATCCCACCTGAAAGCATCTTGaag AAGTTGTTAACCGAGTTAATGAAGAAGTTAGACTCTGATTTGAAGCATGAAGTTTGTCACTGGGCTGCACACTAT GAACACAAGATGCGACTTGGGTCCAAGGCCATTTTTCATCTGGAAG CTTTCGTGGCCAAGTTCATGAGCATTTACAAGGAGTTCCTTTGTGCTGCATTTGGTTGA